The following are encoded in a window of Methanobrevibacter ruminantium M1 genomic DNA:
- the hisE gene encoding phosphoribosyl-ATP diphosphatase codes for MDEKILREVYNVLESRRDSPIDSYTSNIMKDSDKKAEDKILEKIAEECGETIIASKNDENLVYESVDLIFHTLLLLVYKGVEFDEILEEFDRRRK; via the coding sequence ATGGATGAAAAAATCCTTAGAGAAGTTTATAATGTTTTAGAAAGTCGTAGGGACTCTCCTATTGATTCATACACTTCTAATATCATGAAAGACAGCGATAAAAAAGCAGAAGACAAGATATTAGAAAAGATAGCTGAAGAATGCGGAGAAACCATTATTGCTTCTAAAAATGATGAAAATTTAGTTTATGAGTCTGTTGACTTAATATTTCACACATTGCTCCTTTTGGTTTACAAAGGAGTTGAATTTGATGAAATCCTAGAAGAATTTGATAGAAGAAGAAAATAA
- a CDS encoding CBS pair associated ParBc domain-containing protein: protein MEQEKAAVRDYMTKNVITVRYDSLNNDVIALMKETKHDGYPVVDEEGHIVGIITAYDLLLKDWETEYVKSIMSQEVIVAREDMHINDASRVMFRHGISRLPVVDKERHVKGIMTNTDIVRSHIERSTPTKVSAFRETMEKLYDIKTTLTREQVPVDKIKPTQDRVYADELQGRTYELEKGLAEPTIVVKTGDRYILVDGHHRAVATVQLGLDKIDSYVVDFNQDITLGMEKTAEKQGLKTFNDITIIDDDQHPLIALTETIKTANQKQKISEITKNKN from the coding sequence ATGGAGCAAGAAAAAGCCGCTGTAAGAGATTACATGACCAAAAATGTAATTACAGTAAGGTATGACTCTCTCAACAATGATGTTATTGCATTAATGAAAGAAACAAAGCACGACGGTTATCCTGTTGTTGATGAAGAAGGACATATTGTTGGAATAATTACTGCTTACGACCTATTGCTAAAAGATTGGGAAACCGAATATGTCAAAAGCATAATGTCTCAGGAAGTAATTGTAGCTAGAGAAGACATGCACATCAACGATGCTTCCAGAGTAATGTTTAGACATGGAATTTCAAGACTTCCAGTCGTAGATAAGGAAAGACATGTCAAAGGAATCATGACAAATACAGATATCGTAAGATCCCATATAGAACGTTCCACTCCAACTAAAGTCAGTGCATTTAGAGAGACTATGGAAAAGCTTTATGATATTAAAACCACTTTAACAAGAGAACAAGTCCCAGTTGATAAGATAAAACCTACTCAAGACAGGGTTTATGCTGATGAACTTCAAGGAAGAACCTATGAACTTGAAAAAGGATTGGCAGAGCCAACCATAGTGGTGAAAACTGGAGACAGATATATTTTAGTGGATGGCCACCACAGAGCAGTGGCAACCGTACAATTAGGATTGGATAAAATAGACTCATATGTAGTGGACTTTAATCAGGACATTACTTTAGGAATGGAAAAAACTGCAGAAAAGCAAGGATTAAAGACATTCAATGACATTACAATCATTGATGATGATCAGCATCCTTTAATTGCCTTGACTGAAACCATTAAGACTGCAAATCAGAAGCAAAAAATATCTGAAATAACAAAAAATAAAAATTAG
- the hypF gene encoding carbamoyltransferase HypF translates to MESIKVLVEGIVQGVGFRPFVYRIATELELVGYVRNLGNVVEIILQGTDNQLADFIYKLQNELPPIAKINNLRTEDIEIDSPYTDFTIKESSDSFSGTSVIPPDLAICDKCLEEINDPQNRRYKYPFNACTDCGPRFTVIENVPYDRDKTTMDDFPLCDECEIEYKNPLDRRYHAEASCCEVCGPSLKLMKNETEEGISTDKEGNEIKAMKRTAIDTESNDPLKDTARLLDEGKIFAIKGIGGTHLVANVKDEKAVSTLRERLGRKNQAFAVMSPDIETVRTFAIVSDEEEKTLLSKERPIVILKKSKDYDFAESVSPRLHNIGVMLPYAPLHHLLFNETDSPAYIMTSANVPGEPMMITNEEILQNLDEIADYYLIHNRRILNRCDDSVARFRNNELAFIRRSRGYTPEPYDLKGKYTDINPDFDNLNILALGPELDVTFTILKNSKAYVSQHIGNTNKYRTYEFLQEAIKHMMRITKTDSFDAIACDLHPQFFTTRLAKEYAEKYDCPLIPVQHHHAHGISLLNDHYDDNDLNEMIIIAADGVGYGADGNSWGGEILYTDIKGFERMASLMPQKMPGGDLCTKYPARMMASILSNPESDYENEKYTKEYIEELLNNNYLDSFKHGSVEIKSLFRQMETNLNVGINTSTGRVLDSVSTALHICDERSYEGEASMKLESYAFEYKGEGSLDDFPIIVKEYEDENGKRLILDTTAILRYIIDKIEEGEDLHKIAAAGQKAVSIGLAKLAIESAKEKGITTIGATGGVFYNEAITDYIKTYIEKEGFDFIQHINSCPGDGSVSLGQAIVAGTNLNNF, encoded by the coding sequence GTGGAGTCAATTAAAGTATTAGTAGAAGGAATCGTACAAGGAGTGGGCTTTAGACCCTTTGTATATAGAATAGCTACCGAGCTGGAACTGGTAGGATACGTTAGAAACTTAGGAAACGTAGTTGAAATAATATTACAAGGAACAGACAATCAATTAGCTGACTTTATATACAAACTCCAGAACGAACTTCCTCCAATAGCTAAAATAAATAATTTAAGAACTGAAGATATAGAAATTGACTCCCCATATACTGATTTTACAATCAAGGAAAGTTCAGACAGCTTTTCTGGAACTTCTGTTATCCCTCCTGACCTTGCAATATGCGATAAGTGCCTAGAGGAAATCAATGACCCCCAAAACAGACGCTACAAATATCCATTCAATGCATGCACAGACTGCGGGCCTAGATTTACAGTTATTGAAAACGTTCCATATGACCGGGACAAGACCACAATGGATGACTTTCCATTATGCGATGAATGTGAAATAGAATATAAAAATCCATTGGACAGACGTTATCATGCAGAAGCAAGCTGCTGTGAAGTCTGTGGACCTTCATTAAAACTAATGAAAAATGAAACCGAAGAAGGAATCTCTACAGATAAAGAAGGAAATGAAATAAAAGCAATGAAACGAACAGCAATCGATACAGAATCCAATGACCCATTAAAAGACACTGCAAGGCTTCTTGATGAAGGAAAGATATTTGCAATCAAAGGAATTGGAGGAACACACCTTGTTGCAAACGTTAAGGATGAAAAAGCTGTAAGCACATTAAGAGAAAGGTTAGGCAGAAAGAACCAAGCATTTGCAGTTATGAGTCCAGACATTGAAACTGTAAGGACATTTGCAATTGTATCAGATGAAGAAGAGAAAACATTGCTTTCCAAGGAAAGACCTATCGTAATTTTAAAAAAATCAAAGGATTACGACTTTGCAGAGTCTGTATCCCCAAGACTTCACAATATTGGAGTGATGCTACCTTATGCTCCTTTACATCATCTGCTCTTTAATGAAACAGATAGCCCTGCATACATCATGACATCAGCTAATGTCCCTGGAGAGCCTATGATGATTACAAATGAGGAAATCCTTCAAAACCTTGATGAAATAGCCGATTATTACCTCATTCACAACAGAAGAATCCTAAACAGATGTGACGACTCAGTTGCAAGATTCAGAAACAACGAACTTGCTTTCATAAGACGCTCAAGAGGATACACACCAGAGCCTTATGACTTAAAGGGAAAATACACAGATATCAATCCAGACTTTGACAATCTGAACATTCTTGCCCTTGGACCTGAATTGGACGTCACATTTACAATATTAAAGAATTCAAAGGCATATGTATCCCAGCATATCGGAAATACAAACAAATACAGAACCTATGAATTCCTTCAAGAAGCTATAAAGCATATGATGAGAATTACCAAAACAGACAGCTTCGATGCAATCGCCTGTGATTTGCACCCACAATTCTTTACAACAAGATTAGCTAAGGAATATGCTGAAAAATACGACTGCCCATTGATTCCAGTTCAGCACCACCACGCTCATGGAATCTCCTTATTGAATGACCATTATGATGATAATGATTTGAATGAAATGATTATTATCGCTGCAGATGGAGTTGGATATGGTGCTGATGGCAATTCTTGGGGTGGGGAAATCCTATACACAGACATAAAAGGATTTGAAAGAATGGCTTCCCTTATGCCTCAAAAGATGCCTGGAGGAGACTTATGTACCAAATATCCTGCAAGAATGATGGCATCTATCCTATCAAACCCTGAAAGCGACTATGAGAATGAGAAATACACAAAGGAATACATAGAGGAATTGCTTAACAACAATTACTTAGACTCCTTTAAACATGGATCTGTTGAAATAAAAAGCCTATTTAGACAAATGGAAACCAATCTTAATGTTGGAATAAACACAAGTACTGGAAGAGTTCTTGATTCCGTTTCAACAGCACTCCATATCTGTGATGAGCGCAGCTATGAAGGAGAAGCATCCATGAAACTAGAGTCATATGCCTTCGAATATAAAGGAGAAGGCTCTCTTGATGACTTCCCAATAATTGTTAAAGAGTATGAAGATGAAAATGGAAAACGGTTGATTCTAGATACTACAGCAATTCTAAGATACATCATAGACAAAATAGAAGAAGGAGAAGACCTCCACAAGATTGCAGCTGCAGGCCAAAAGGCAGTAAGCATTGGACTTGCAAAACTTGCCATTGAATCTGCAAAAGAAAAAGGAATAACTACAATCGGAGCAACAGGAGGAGTCTTCTATAACGAAGCCATTACAGATTACATCAAAACATACATAGAAAAAGAAGGCTTTGATTTCATTCAACACATTAACTCATGTCCTGGAGACGGTTCTGTCTCTTTAGGCCAAGCCATTGTAGCAGGAACTAATTTGAATAATTTTTAA
- the larB gene encoding nickel pincer cofactor biosynthesis protein LarB, translating to MKKILKRLAEGEISIEECETLLRAENIRQLDDIANIDISRKDRTGFPEAILADSKDYEDLLAIVKGFFDDEFDLKDNIIITRLSKERYGLLSQDLSYLLDNGIKFDYNPRARILVIYKDKLVDFNPEYGKIGILTAGTSDIPIAEEAKVIVEQGGCEVLSSYDIGVAGIHRLFPKIAYMVEEDVSAFIVCAGMEGALPSVVAGLVDVPVIAVPTSVGYGVGADGKAALYSMLQSCAPGLSVVNIDNGFGAGVYALTIVKNIAKKVKMSKE from the coding sequence ATGAAAAAGATTCTAAAACGTTTGGCTGAAGGTGAGATTTCAATTGAGGAGTGTGAAACTCTTCTTAGGGCGGAGAATATTCGTCAATTGGATGATATAGCCAATATTGATATTTCCAGAAAGGATAGGACAGGTTTTCCTGAGGCCATTTTAGCGGACAGCAAAGATTATGAAGATCTTTTAGCCATTGTTAAAGGCTTCTTTGATGATGAATTTGACCTAAAGGATAATATAATCATCACACGATTGTCCAAGGAACGTTACGGCTTATTAAGTCAGGATTTGTCTTATCTTTTGGATAATGGCATTAAATTTGATTATAACCCTAGAGCAAGAATTTTAGTTATATATAAGGATAAATTAGTTGATTTTAATCCAGAATATGGTAAGATTGGGATTTTAACAGCTGGAACCTCTGACATACCTATTGCTGAAGAGGCTAAGGTCATCGTTGAGCAAGGGGGATGTGAGGTCTTAAGCTCTTATGATATTGGAGTTGCTGGAATTCATAGATTGTTTCCTAAAATTGCTTATATGGTTGAAGAGGACGTTTCTGCATTTATTGTCTGTGCTGGAATGGAGGGGGCATTGCCTTCTGTTGTAGCTGGACTGGTTGATGTTCCTGTAATTGCAGTTCCAACTTCTGTAGGGTATGGCGTTGGAGCAGATGGAAAGGCTGCTTTGTATTCCATGTTGCAGTCCTGTGCTCCTGGATTGTCTGTTGTCAATATTGATAATGGATTTGGTGCAGGGGTTTATGCTTTAACAATAGTGAAAAACATTGCTAAGAAGGTAAAAATGTCTAAGGAATAA
- the gatB gene encoding Asp-tRNA(Asn)/Glu-tRNA(Gln) amidotransferase subunit GatB, which yields MMCGLEIHVQLETDSKLFCNCPTNYQEAPANTNVCPVCLNQPGAKPFPTNEKAIENALMISLMLNCKIDKNFTYFMRKHYDYPDLPCGYQKTSVPIGYEGELNGVRIREIHMEEDPGQYKPDRGIVDFNRSGIPLIEIVTEPDMHSPEEARNFLKELIRVLQYSGGARGEGTMRADVNVSINGGNRVEMKNINSIKGAYKALNFEVIRQKNLMKRGVEVKQETRAYLESQMITVSMRMKEDADDYRFIPDPDLPPMKISDEQIDKVLDIMPEAPHNKVKRFVTDYGIDEESAKVLTSELDLAQCYEEVAKEVDPVFAAKWMRDELKRVLTYNKLDFADSGILADDLIELFNMLQNKEITTKAGQRVIEQMPNSKQTPREIAEEMGLIGVVKDDEVLAAAKQALEENPKAVDDYHNGEKASLNFLMGQVMRLTKGKADPRETVKILRDLLEE from the coding sequence ATGATGTGTGGACTTGAAATTCACGTACAACTTGAAACTGACTCAAAATTATTCTGTAACTGCCCTACAAACTATCAGGAAGCACCTGCAAACACAAACGTTTGTCCGGTCTGCCTAAACCAGCCAGGGGCAAAGCCATTTCCAACCAATGAAAAGGCAATTGAAAACGCATTAATGATTTCATTAATGCTAAACTGTAAAATCGATAAGAACTTTACCTATTTCATGAGAAAACACTACGATTATCCTGATTTGCCTTGCGGATATCAGAAAACCTCTGTGCCTATAGGATATGAAGGAGAATTGAATGGCGTAAGAATCAGAGAAATTCACATGGAAGAAGATCCAGGACAATACAAACCTGACAGAGGTATTGTAGACTTTAACCGTTCAGGAATTCCTCTTATCGAAATCGTTACCGAACCTGACATGCACTCTCCAGAAGAAGCTCGTAACTTCTTAAAAGAACTTATCAGAGTATTGCAATACAGTGGAGGAGCACGTGGAGAAGGTACTATGAGAGCTGATGTAAACGTTTCCATCAACGGCGGAAACAGGGTTGAAATGAAAAACATCAACTCCATCAAAGGGGCTTACAAAGCATTGAACTTTGAAGTCATCAGACAAAAGAACCTTATGAAAAGAGGAGTGGAAGTCAAGCAGGAAACCAGAGCATACCTTGAATCACAAATGATTACCGTATCAATGAGGATGAAAGAGGATGCAGATGACTACAGATTCATTCCAGACCCTGACTTGCCACCTATGAAAATAAGCGACGAGCAAATCGACAAGGTTCTTGACATCATGCCTGAAGCTCCGCACAATAAGGTAAAAAGATTTGTAACAGACTATGGCATTGATGAGGAATCAGCAAAAGTCCTTACCTCCGAACTTGACTTAGCGCAATGCTATGAAGAAGTTGCTAAGGAAGTAGACCCAGTATTTGCTGCAAAATGGATGAGAGACGAACTTAAAAGAGTTCTTACATACAACAAACTTGACTTTGCAGACAGTGGAATCCTAGCAGATGACTTGATTGAATTATTCAACATGTTACAAAACAAGGAAATCACTACCAAAGCAGGTCAAAGAGTCATTGAACAAATGCCAAACAGCAAACAAACCCCTAGAGAAATTGCAGAGGAAATGGGATTGATTGGTGTTGTAAAAGATGATGAAGTTTTAGCAGCTGCCAAACAAGCCTTAGAGGAAAACCCTAAAGCAGTTGACGATTACCACAACGGTGAAAAGGCTTCATTAAACTTCTTGATGGGTCAAGTCATGAGATTAACCAAAGGTAAGGCAGACCCTAGAGAAACTGTTAAAATCTTAAGAGACTTACTTGAAGAATAA
- the hjc gene encoding Holliday junction resolvase Hjc has protein sequence MAKKGSAEERDLVHKLWDRKFAAMRAPASGGATKKPLPDVVAGNGKIYLAIEVKTTTKDKIYIDHPQIDALIEFSDIFGATPYLGMKFKYTKWLFLAPENILKTKNGNYKIEKDYCLEKALELDEICGFDTQVKF, from the coding sequence ATGGCTAAAAAAGGTTCAGCTGAAGAAAGAGATTTAGTTCATAAATTATGGGATAGGAAATTTGCAGCTATGCGGGCTCCAGCATCTGGAGGAGCAACTAAAAAACCATTGCCTGATGTTGTAGCTGGAAATGGAAAGATTTACTTGGCAATTGAAGTAAAAACAACTACTAAAGATAAGATTTATATCGATCATCCTCAAATTGATGCATTAATTGAGTTTTCAGATATTTTTGGGGCAACACCTTACTTGGGTATGAAATTCAAGTATACCAAATGGCTTTTCTTAGCACCTGAAAATATCCTTAAGACCAAAAATGGGAACTATAAAATAGAAAAGGATTATTGTTTAGAAAAAGCTTTAGAACTTGATGAAATCTGTGGATTTGATACACAGGTTAAATTTTAA
- a CDS encoding MBL fold metallo-hydrolase, whose protein sequence is MEKIKNVYCIEGLMADSNSYLIDNNDGDGDYNYILVDTGTGQSNAFLFSQLGEIGVKPEDIDLIVNTHCHFDHVGGNDFFPNAKIAIHKKDAVALRDPDSELTVSSLFGAIVRKHDVDIELEEGDKIANFDVILTPGHTSGGISLWDGEILICGDTIFANGGVGRMDIGGSPIDMKDSLMRLKEFDVEYLLPGHGPWVKNGKEHVKMSCLNMGIR, encoded by the coding sequence ATGGAGAAAATCAAAAATGTCTATTGTATAGAAGGACTGATGGCAGATTCTAATTCTTATTTGATTGATAATAATGATGGTGATGGGGATTATAATTATATACTGGTTGATACAGGAACTGGACAATCTAATGCATTCTTATTTTCACAATTAGGTGAAATTGGAGTCAAACCAGAAGATATTGACTTGATTGTAAACACCCATTGTCATTTTGATCATGTTGGTGGAAATGACTTTTTCCCAAATGCAAAAATAGCAATTCATAAAAAGGATGCTGTGGCATTAAGGGACCCAGATAGCGAATTGACAGTCTCTTCTCTCTTTGGTGCAATTGTTAGAAAACATGATGTTGACATTGAACTTGAAGAGGGAGATAAGATAGCTAATTTCGATGTCATTTTGACTCCAGGACACACTTCTGGAGGAATATCCCTTTGGGATGGAGAAATTCTCATTTGCGGAGATACCATATTTGCAAACGGTGGTGTTGGCCGTATGGACATTGGTGGTAGCCCAATTGATATGAAGGACTCTTTAATGCGTTTGAAGGAATTTGATGTTGAATACTTGCTTCCAGGGCATGGTCCTTGGGTAAAAAATGGTAAAGAGCATGTAAAAATGTCTTGTTTAAATATGGGAATAAGATAA
- a CDS encoding GNAT family N-acetyltransferase, with protein MIFRDFDPEIHDVYKVAELIYDVDYRTFVHVFKSKEEGVEAIKNRLTFEFAEDREDENELFYLFFDDEDTEEKEIIGMFNGGKGVQHSLFKDILEQFKHLKFSEALGLSKVSFMDNFVLVDVGDDDFYICELAICSNQRGKGYGTEALDQLIQLARDLNCKRVVLDADFRNDGAFRLYSSKGFKVFNKKSFGFPGKKRGMRNMELILDNARE; from the coding sequence TTGATTTTTAGAGATTTTGACCCAGAGATTCATGATGTCTATAAGGTGGCTGAACTGATCTATGATGTTGATTATAGAACATTTGTTCATGTTTTCAAATCAAAGGAAGAAGGTGTGGAAGCCATTAAAAATAGATTGACTTTTGAATTTGCTGAGGATAGGGAGGATGAAAATGAACTTTTCTATCTATTCTTTGATGATGAGGATACAGAAGAAAAGGAAATCATTGGAATGTTCAATGGAGGTAAAGGAGTTCAGCATTCCTTATTCAAGGATATCCTAGAACAATTTAAACATCTGAAGTTTAGTGAGGCCTTAGGGCTTTCAAAAGTCTCTTTTATGGATAATTTTGTCTTGGTTGATGTAGGGGATGATGACTTTTATATTTGCGAATTGGCCATCTGCTCCAATCAGAGAGGAAAAGGCTATGGAACCGAGGCCTTGGACCAGTTGATTCAGCTTGCGCGTGACTTGAACTGTAAAAGGGTGGTTTTAGATGCTGACTTTAGAAACGATGGGGCATTTAGGCTTTATAGTTCTAAAGGATTTAAGGTATTTAATAAAAAATCATTTGGATTTCCAGGCAAAAAAAGAGGAATGCGTAATATGGAATTGATTCTGGATAACGCTAGAGAATAG
- a CDS encoding potassium channel family protein: MYIVIMGGGRVGLSLADRLIIHGYDVTIIENNDELCDHASEELDAMIICGNGTDTKTLEEANIEEADVFVATTGNDESNLLSCILVKEYTNGKIIARVSNPDHEEAFKKVGIDKVISPERTAAGFLEKVITRPNVADLMAFGAGNAEILDMTIQNPKVFGKKVSEFSPTKDYIIISKNNDNHELEIPQPDDILSNGDKISILVKRNAFEKAEKKFMGAGGLFGF; encoded by the coding sequence ATGTATATTGTGATTATGGGTGGAGGTCGTGTAGGGCTATCCCTTGCTGACCGTTTGATTATTCATGGATATGATGTAACAATTATTGAAAATAATGACGAATTATGTGATCACGCATCCGAAGAGTTAGATGCAATGATTATCTGTGGAAATGGAACTGATACAAAAACTTTAGAAGAGGCGAACATTGAAGAAGCTGATGTTTTTGTAGCAACTACAGGTAACGACGAATCAAACTTATTATCTTGCATTCTTGTTAAGGAATATACCAATGGAAAGATCATTGCAAGAGTAAGCAATCCTGACCACGAAGAGGCATTTAAAAAGGTTGGAATCGATAAGGTAATCAGTCCTGAGAGAACTGCTGCAGGATTCCTTGAAAAAGTCATTACAAGACCAAATGTGGCTGACTTAATGGCATTCGGTGCAGGAAACGCTGAAATATTGGATATGACCATTCAAAATCCAAAGGTATTCGGAAAAAAGGTTTCAGAGTTTTCTCCAACTAAGGATTATATAATAATTTCAAAAAACAATGACAATCATGAATTGGAAATCCCTCAGCCAGATGATATATTAAGCAATGGAGACAAAATTTCCATTCTTGTAAAAAGAAATGCCTTTGAAAAAGCAGAAAAGAAATTCATGGGTGCAGGAGGACTATTCGGATTTTAA
- a CDS encoding 4Fe-4S binding protein, with product MKKSSIIIFFAVFEIIAILLFITLNDIFYLFNFTYIGACLSIGLYLYNVDSKYSKYARNFIQLAIGLYMLVYLGIISRENMMIEGFWYYLFLGVFEAAVIHYLVAKILGPFLFGRGWCGYACWTAMILDLLPYKTPNKNLDHERKNFGFIRYILFIASLIGVGLLFMMNVPNLSTVMFYLFIAGNIVYYTVGIILAYALKDNRAFCKYICPTTVFLKIGARYSLLKVKYKRENCISCNKCYRVCPMDVDICNNDKNKKNGTECILCLSCAKECGNDALFL from the coding sequence ATGAAAAAATCATCAATAATTATATTTTTTGCAGTTTTTGAAATAATAGCCATCCTATTATTCATTACATTAAATGATATTTTCTACCTATTCAATTTCACATACATAGGAGCCTGTCTATCAATCGGTCTTTATTTGTACAATGTAGATAGCAAATATTCAAAATACGCTAGAAACTTTATTCAATTGGCCATCGGACTATATATGCTGGTTTATCTTGGAATAATCTCCAGAGAAAACATGATGATAGAGGGATTCTGGTATTATCTCTTTTTAGGGGTCTTTGAAGCTGCAGTGATCCACTATCTCGTTGCAAAGATCTTAGGACCATTCCTTTTTGGCCGTGGATGGTGTGGATATGCATGCTGGACTGCAATGATTCTTGATCTTTTGCCTTATAAGACTCCAAACAAAAACCTTGACCATGAAAGAAAGAATTTTGGTTTCATCAGATATATTCTTTTCATTGCTTCCTTAATAGGTGTTGGATTGCTTTTTATGATGAATGTGCCTAATTTAAGCACAGTGATGTTTTATCTGTTTATAGCGGGAAACATTGTTTACTACACAGTTGGAATCATCCTTGCATATGCTTTAAAGGACAATAGGGCTTTTTGCAAATACATTTGCCCTACCACAGTCTTTTTAAAGATAGGGGCAAGATACTCTTTATTAAAGGTAAAGTACAAAAGGGAAAATTGTATCAGTTGCAATAAATGCTATAGGGTTTGTCCTATGGATGTTGATATTTGCAATAATGATAAAAATAAGAAAAACGGTACAGAATGCATTTTATGCTTAAGCTGTGCCAAGGAATGTGGCAATGATGCTCTTTTTCTATAA
- a CDS encoding radical SAM protein, whose product MNEIDSIETLELINKANSLSLKKGYTEISLERAVFLSWWCDKGDCKFCYMSTQKDKIKDPKKARRRVNNILAEAEMCSRLGWNIEFLSGGYKSFTTSEIKSIAENIHSITGDGVWLNTGITDELEEYGKEIKGITGAVEAANPEFQREVCPSKPLNQISNMLDKAGDLGFKKAITIILGLGESLEDVEYLKDYIKEHKIDRVIFYSLNPHPETIYVNSSQPASLYYANVVSSIRLAFPDIEIICGTWIDNLANIGILILSGANGITKFPLFKMFGTKYGKRVEEEVKWTGRTLKGTFTDKDKLGPEKSQINPEFDQYIKRYIKESLKNKYQ is encoded by the coding sequence ATGAATGAAATAGACAGCATAGAAACTCTCGAACTAATCAATAAAGCTAACAGCCTTAGCCTAAAGAAAGGATATACAGAAATAAGTCTTGAAAGAGCTGTTTTTCTATCATGGTGGTGCGATAAGGGAGATTGCAAATTCTGCTATATGAGCACCCAGAAAGATAAAATCAAAGATCCTAAAAAGGCCAGAAGAAGAGTAAACAACATATTGGCTGAAGCTGAAATGTGCAGTCGCCTCGGTTGGAATATAGAATTTCTCTCAGGAGGATACAAATCATTCACCACAAGCGAAATCAAATCCATTGCTGAAAACATCCATTCAATAACAGGGGATGGGGTTTGGCTAAACACCGGAATCACAGATGAGCTTGAAGAGTATGGAAAGGAAATCAAAGGAATCACCGGAGCCGTCGAAGCTGCAAATCCTGAATTTCAAAGGGAAGTCTGTCCAAGCAAGCCATTGAATCAAATCAGCAATATGCTGGATAAAGCAGGAGACCTAGGATTTAAAAAGGCAATTACAATCATATTAGGTCTTGGAGAAAGCCTTGAAGATGTTGAATATCTAAAAGACTATATTAAAGAGCATAAGATAGACAGAGTAATCTTTTATTCCCTAAATCCTCATCCAGAGACAATCTATGTAAACAGTTCCCAGCCAGCATCTCTCTATTATGCAAATGTGGTATCAAGCATTCGCCTTGCATTTCCAGACATTGAAATCATATGCGGAACATGGATTGACAATCTGGCAAACATTGGAATACTCATCTTAAGCGGAGCCAATGGAATAACCAAATTCCCATTATTTAAGATGTTTGGCACAAAATATGGAAAAAGAGTTGAGGAAGAGGTCAAATGGACTGGAAGAACATTAAAAGGAACCTTTACAGATAAAGATAAGTTAGGTCCTGAAAAAAGCCAGATAAATCCGGAATTTGACCAATATATAAAAAGATACATTAAAGAGTCTTTAAAGAACAAATACCAATAA